In a genomic window of Mucilaginibacter sp. KACC 22063:
- a CDS encoding CofH family radical SAM protein — protein sequence MNTAELLKRALNFEFLSIEEGVYLYEHASTPDLMYTANELRKIQVPHGKVTWQIDRNVNTTNVCIANCKFCNFFRRPGHEDSYITDIETYKRKIEETFRYGGDQLLLQGGHHPDLGLAFYTQLFKDLKELYPTLKLHSLGPPEIAHVSKLENMSHYDVLSAMKDAGLDSLPGAGAEILNDRVRRLISKGKCGGKEWLDVMRAAHKLNLPTSATMMFGHVETIEERFEHLVWIRQVQSEKPEGHYGFTAFIPWPFQDDGTLLRKVRGITNNVTGDEYIRMIALSRIMLPNIKNIQASWLTVGKQVAQICLHAGANDFGSIMIEENVVSAAGAPHRFTAKGIQTAIAEAGFESQLRNQKYEWRELPVQLEEQVINY from the coding sequence ATGAATACTGCGGAACTGTTAAAACGTGCGTTAAATTTTGAATTTCTGAGCATTGAAGAAGGTGTTTACTTATACGAGCATGCCTCGACACCTGACCTGATGTACACAGCTAACGAATTGCGCAAAATACAGGTACCGCATGGTAAAGTAACCTGGCAGATAGATCGCAATGTTAATACAACCAACGTTTGTATTGCCAACTGCAAATTCTGCAACTTTTTCCGCCGCCCCGGCCATGAAGACAGTTACATTACCGACATTGAAACGTATAAACGTAAGATTGAGGAGACTTTCCGTTATGGCGGCGACCAGCTTTTATTACAAGGTGGCCACCACCCCGATCTTGGTTTAGCTTTTTATACCCAGTTATTTAAAGATTTAAAAGAGTTATATCCTACGCTAAAGCTACACTCCTTAGGTCCGCCAGAAATTGCACACGTGTCGAAACTGGAGAACATGAGCCACTACGATGTATTAAGCGCCATGAAGGATGCAGGCCTTGACTCATTGCCGGGTGCAGGTGCAGAAATCCTGAACGACCGTGTACGCCGTTTAATTTCAAAAGGTAAATGTGGTGGTAAAGAATGGCTGGATGTAATGCGCGCTGCTCACAAATTGAACCTGCCAACATCTGCCACCATGATGTTTGGCCATGTGGAAACTATTGAAGAGCGTTTTGAGCATTTGGTATGGATACGCCAGGTGCAATCAGAAAAACCTGAAGGCCATTATGGCTTCACGGCGTTTATTCCGTGGCCATTCCAGGACGACGGCACACTATTAAGAAAGGTCCGTGGCATTACCAACAACGTAACCGGTGATGAATATATCCGTATGATTGCATTAAGCCGCATTATGCTGCCTAACATTAAAAACATACAGGCATCATGGTTAACCGTTGGTAAGCAGGTGGCACAAATATGCCTGCATGCCGGTGCAAATGATTTTGGTTCGATCATGATTGAAGAAAACGTAGTTTCTGCAGCAGGTGCCCCTCACCGCTTTACCGCTAAGGGCATACAAACTGCAATAGCCGAAGCAGGTTTTGAATCGCAGTTACGCAACCAAAAATACGAATGGCGCGAACTACCTGTACAACTTGAAGAGCAGGTGATCAATTATTAA
- a CDS encoding ATP-binding cassette domain-containing protein has protein sequence MTPLLYLEHISASIQNQRILNDISLTVNKDQHWAIIGKSGSGKSALLKAIAGKQSISGGAINYYFQPSENHNPAETITSQHIALIESRHHFKNFSNTADFYYQQRFNSSDSEDALTVEQYLAAIELKAAPHHYWTLERVIDRLNLKSLFDKEIIKLSNGETKRLRIASALIKSPSVLLLDQPLTGLDVNSRQHFGNLLQEIADSGITIIMATSPYEIPSVINNIVVIENGSIENTFSAKGFDPKTLNWIHQVQIDENEITALLNQSAGESFQQIITMRNVHVQYSDVVILNNINWQVKQGDRWALLGANGAGKSTLLSLAYGDNPQAYANDITLFDRKRGSGESIWDIKKRCGFVSPELYQYFPLDNNCLQVIESGFYDTLGLFRMSDPKRAGLALRWMRVLGIHQYAHKLLKNIPASAQRLCLLARALVKNPTLLILDEPCQGMDDQQQQKFKQVIDTICQESNITLIYVTHYQHEIPNAVNKYIRLTKGEPAIIEG, from the coding sequence ATGACTCCACTCCTATATCTTGAACACATTAGTGCTTCAATTCAAAATCAGCGCATACTTAATGATATATCATTAACGGTTAATAAAGACCAGCACTGGGCTATCATAGGCAAAAGCGGCTCGGGGAAAAGCGCTTTGCTTAAAGCCATTGCAGGTAAACAAAGCATTTCAGGCGGAGCTATAAATTATTATTTCCAACCATCAGAAAACCACAATCCTGCCGAAACTATTACCTCGCAGCATATTGCATTAATTGAATCGAGGCATCATTTCAAGAATTTTTCTAACACTGCTGACTTTTACTATCAGCAACGCTTTAATTCTTCAGACTCGGAAGATGCCCTGACGGTTGAACAATACCTGGCTGCTATTGAACTTAAAGCTGCGCCTCACCATTACTGGACATTGGAACGCGTAATTGACCGGCTTAATCTTAAATCGCTATTTGACAAAGAGATCATTAAGCTATCAAATGGCGAAACCAAACGTTTACGAATAGCTTCGGCATTAATTAAAAGCCCGTCGGTTTTATTATTAGATCAACCGCTTACCGGGCTCGATGTAAATTCGAGGCAGCATTTTGGCAATCTTTTACAGGAGATCGCCGATTCAGGGATAACAATTATCATGGCTACTTCGCCTTATGAGATTCCATCGGTAATCAATAACATTGTGGTCATTGAAAATGGCAGCATTGAAAATACATTTTCTGCAAAAGGCTTTGATCCTAAAACGCTAAATTGGATCCATCAGGTACAAATTGATGAAAATGAAATAACGGCGCTCCTTAACCAATCGGCTGGAGAAAGCTTTCAGCAGATTATTACCATGCGCAATGTACATGTGCAATATAGCGATGTAGTGATCTTGAACAACATTAACTGGCAGGTGAAACAAGGCGACCGCTGGGCTTTGCTCGGCGCAAACGGTGCCGGGAAGTCTACTTTACTAAGCCTTGCCTATGGCGATAATCCGCAGGCTTATGCAAATGATATAACTCTTTTTGACCGTAAACGCGGCAGCGGCGAAAGTATCTGGGATATCAAAAAACGATGCGGTTTTGTTTCTCCAGAATTATATCAATACTTTCCTTTAGATAATAATTGCCTCCAGGTAATTGAATCTGGTTTTTACGATACTTTAGGCCTTTTCAGGATGAGTGACCCTAAACGCGCCGGATTAGCTTTGCGATGGATGCGTGTATTAGGCATACACCAGTATGCACACAAACTATTAAAAAATATCCCGGCAAGTGCGCAAAGGTTATGTTTGCTGGCAAGGGCCCTGGTTAAAAACCCAACATTGTTGATACTTGACGAGCCATGCCAGGGCATGGACGACCAGCAGCAGCAAAAATTTAAACAGGTAATTGATACTATCTGCCAAGAGAGTAATATTACGCTGATCTATGTAACGCATTACCAGCATGAAATACCAAATGCAGTTAACAAATACATCCGTTTAACCAAAGGCGAACCTGCTATTATAGAAGGATAA
- a CDS encoding DUF3175 domain-containing protein gives MAKKQKHRNTKRKWSGNVTAHSNAMDLKKDVFKSGDPKKIAKSLKHSAEESDRRKASPFQSAMSMLNFYINRAGKNLTKKEKEPLEKAKNKLRKLYQRPTQ, from the coding sequence ATGGCGAAAAAGCAAAAGCATAGAAATACAAAACGTAAGTGGTCGGGTAATGTAACCGCCCACAGCAATGCAATGGACCTGAAAAAGGATGTGTTCAAATCGGGTGATCCTAAGAAAATTGCTAAGTCATTAAAACATTCAGCTGAGGAAAGCGACCGCAGAAAAGCATCACCTTTTCAGTCGGCCATGTCTATGCTTAATTTTTACATTAACCGGGCGGGAAAAAATCTGACGAAGAAAGAAAAGGAACCGTTAGAGAAAGCTAAAAACAAGTTGCGTAAATTATATCAACGCCCAACACAATAA
- a CDS encoding PA2169 family four-helix-bundle protein, translating into MENTQAITIETLNDLVKINNDRIEGFEKATKDLGEGHEDLKTLFTSLIGESHQNKMELSTEIQALGHDIDNTTSTSGSLHRTWLEVKAAFTGHSTHSILEECEFGEDAIKKAYKDALEVEEVPAFIKDILVRQQLALNAAHDQIKALRDAE; encoded by the coding sequence ATGGAAAACACACAAGCAATAACAATTGAAACATTAAATGATCTGGTAAAGATCAATAACGATCGTATAGAAGGTTTTGAAAAAGCTACAAAGGATCTGGGCGAAGGCCACGAGGATTTGAAAACGCTTTTCACAAGCCTGATTGGTGAGAGCCACCAAAATAAAATGGAACTAAGCACCGAAATTCAGGCACTTGGCCATGATATTGATAACACTACCAGCACAAGTGGTTCATTACACCGTACCTGGTTAGAGGTTAAAGCTGCTTTTACCGGCCACAGCACCCATAGCATACTTGAAGAGTGCGAGTTTGGCGAAGACGCTATTAAAAAAGCTTACAAAGATGCGCTTGAAGTAGAAGAAGTTCCTGCTTTTATTAAGGATATTTTAGTTAGGCAGCAACTGGCGCTTAATGCAGCGCATGATCAAATTAAAGCACTACGCGACGCTGAATAA
- a CDS encoding RNA polymerase sigma factor, which translates to MSKVIKGSAPADSEVILGILNNSDTVLERLYVAYFPMVLQLIINNNGNEDDAKDIYQEAIIVLYNKIKSGDFELTSKLKTFIYSVCRRLWLKRLSQLNRYEGDIRDFQDYLPVEDDVEKQTDRDQQYNKMESALKQLGEPCRTIIEDFYMHDRSMQDICERFGYTNADNAKTQKYKCLQRLKKLFFQLN; encoded by the coding sequence GTGAGTAAAGTGATAAAAGGTTCAGCACCAGCAGATAGCGAAGTTATACTTGGTATACTAAATAATTCAGACACGGTTTTAGAACGTTTATACGTTGCTTATTTCCCGATGGTGCTGCAACTGATCATCAATAACAACGGTAATGAAGACGATGCCAAGGATATTTATCAGGAGGCCATCATTGTTCTTTATAATAAGATAAAAAGCGGGGATTTTGAGCTTACCAGTAAGCTTAAAACATTTATATACTCGGTATGCAGGCGGCTTTGGCTTAAGCGGCTTAGCCAGTTGAACCGGTATGAGGGTGATATAAGGGATTTTCAGGATTACCTGCCGGTTGAGGATGATGTGGAAAAGCAAACAGACCGCGACCAGCAGTATAATAAAATGGAAAGCGCTCTGAAACAACTTGGCGAACCTTGCCGTACCATTATTGAAGATTTTTACATGCATGACCGTTCCATGCAGGATATATGCGAACGTTTTGGTTATACCAACGCAGACAATGCCAAAACGCAGAAATACAAATGTTTGCAACGGTTGAAAAAGTTATTTTTTCAGCTGAATTAA
- a CDS encoding S1 family peptidase, which translates to MKDRHLHEDIERYLKGEMSREERISFDALRKENKAIDREVNEHRQFVGMLKQYNERRELEQRLNAIHQEIDVQALKEEVTVHPNFIVKLWRNHHSKISVAASIAIFAMLGTLFFTGYFRGNNSNYTQLRAELNNVKQRTDRLSHATTSLKNDLEKGRRVTDPAKFGGTSFMISPNGYLVTASHVVNGADSVYVQNDAGEAYHARVIYTDPRYDVALLKIDDTTFKAAAALPYSIKKADSELGEDVLTLGYPGNSLVIGSGYVSSANGFRDDTTAYQVSIPVNPGNSGAPLLDNKGNVIGFISGKERQVEGAAFAIKSQYLLKAIHSIPADSVAKKININSKNTLASLSRKDKIKKMKNYVYQVKVY; encoded by the coding sequence ATGAAAGACAGGCATTTACACGAAGACATTGAGCGCTACCTTAAAGGGGAGATGAGCCGTGAGGAACGGATCAGCTTTGATGCGCTTAGGAAAGAAAATAAAGCGATTGATCGCGAAGTAAATGAGCATCGCCAGTTTGTTGGTATGCTTAAGCAATATAATGAGCGCCGCGAACTTGAACAGCGTTTAAATGCTATACATCAGGAAATTGATGTACAGGCATTGAAGGAAGAAGTTACGGTTCATCCTAATTTTATTGTTAAGCTTTGGCGCAATCACCACTCAAAAATTTCTGTTGCGGCTTCCATTGCTATTTTTGCCATGCTGGGTACGCTGTTCTTTACAGGATATTTCAGGGGCAACAATTCAAACTACACGCAGCTGCGTGCCGAACTTAATAACGTTAAACAACGTACCGACAGGTTAAGCCATGCTACCACATCATTGAAAAATGATTTGGAGAAAGGCCGTCGCGTTACTGATCCTGCTAAATTTGGTGGTACCAGTTTCATGATCTCTCCGAATGGTTACCTGGTAACTGCATCGCACGTTGTTAATGGCGCCGATTCTGTTTATGTTCAAAACGATGCAGGTGAAGCTTATCATGCACGTGTGATCTATACTGATCCGCGATATGATGTTGCCTTATTAAAAATTGACGATACTACCTTTAAAGCTGCTGCTGCCTTACCTTATTCAATTAAGAAGGCTGACAGCGAATTAGGCGAGGACGTTTTGACATTGGGTTATCCGGGTAACAGCCTTGTAATTGGCTCAGGTTATGTTTCTTCTGCAAACGGTTTCCGAGATGATACAACTGCTTACCAGGTATCTATCCCTGTAAATCCGGGCAATAGTGGTGCACCGCTGTTAGATAATAAAGGTAACGTGATCGGTTTCATCAGCGGTAAGGAAAGACAAGTTGAAGGTGCTGCTTTCGCTATCAAATCTCAATACTTATTAAAAGCTATTCACAGCATCCCTGCTGACTCAGTAGCCAAAAAGATCAACATCAATTCTAAAAATACACTTGCCAGCTTAAGCCGCAAGGATAAGATCAAGAAAATGAAAAATTACGTATACCAGGTTAAGGTATATTAA